The following are from one region of the Dreissena polymorpha isolate Duluth1 chromosome 2, UMN_Dpol_1.0, whole genome shotgun sequence genome:
- the LOC127867112 gene encoding uncharacterized protein LOC127867112, translating into MQDMDLTEKFVGKSLDEIGSIPFEDILTSGPETCGNENRAESQAEVDAEHTSLECQAEVDAEHTSLDAPDGYGSMDEDDHTISNGDEEEFEGKRKRKPPKKAANVRNSQR; encoded by the exons ATGCAAGACATGGACCTTACAGAAAAGTTTGTAGGAAAGAGTCTTGATGAAATTGGGAGCATTCCTTTTGAAG ACATTTTAACATCTGGTCCAGAGACATGTGGTAATGAAAATAGAGCAGAAAGTCAAGCAGAAGTCGATGCTGAGCACACAAGTCTTGAATGTCAAGCAGAAGTCGATGCTGAGCACACAAGTCTTGATGCCCCAGATGGATATGg AAGCATGGACGAAGATGACCACACTATATCAAATGGGGATGAAGAGGAATTTGAGGgaaagagaaaaaggaagcccccCAAAAAGGCTGCAAACGTCAGAAATTCACAGAGGTAG